One genomic region from Prionailurus bengalensis isolate Pbe53 chromosome C1, Fcat_Pben_1.1_paternal_pri, whole genome shotgun sequence encodes:
- the PADI2 gene encoding protein-arginine deiminase type-2 has protein sequence MQQERTVRLQYGSRVEAVYVLGTHLWTDVYSAAPAEAQTFSLKHSERVRVEVVRDGQAEEVAANGKQRWLLSPSTTLRVTMSQASTEASSDKVTVNYYEEEGSMPIDQAGLFLTAIEISLDVDADRDGVVEKNNPRKASWTWGPEGQGAILLVNCDRDTPWLPKEDLNDEKVYSKEDLKDMSQMILRTKGPDRLPVGYEIVLYISMTDSDKVGVFYVENPFFGQRYIHILGRRKLYHVVKYTGGSAELLFFVEGLRFPDEGFPGLVSIHVSLLEYMAEEIPLTPIFTDTVVFRIAPWIMTPNILPPLSVFVCCMKDNYLFLKEVKNLVEKTNCELKVCFQYVNRGDRWIQDEVEFGYIEAPHKGFPVVLDSPRDGYLKDFPMKQLLGPDFGYVTREPLYEPVTSLDSFGNLEVSPPVTVNGKTYPLGRILIGSSFPLSGGRRMTKVVRDFLQAQQVQAPVELYSDWLTVGHVDEFMTFVPIPGTKQFRLLMASTSACYKLFREKQREGHGEAIMFKGLGGMSSKRITINKILSSESLVQENQYFQRCLDWNRDILKKELGLTEQDIIDLPALFKMDEKRQARAYFPNMVNMIVLDKDLGIPKPFGPQVEEVCCLETHVRSLLEPLGLCCTFVDDISAYHKFLGEVHCGTNVRRKPFAFKWWHMVP, from the exons cgCGGCCCCCGCCGAGGCCCAGACCTTCAGCCTGAAGCACTCAGAGCGCGTGCGGGTAGAGGTGGTGCGTGACGGGCAGGCCGAGGAGGTGGCCGCCAACGGCAAACAGCGCTGGCTTCTGTCGCCCAGCACCACGCTGCGGGTCACTATGAGCCAGGCCAGCACCGAGGCCAGCAGCGACAAG GTCACCGTCAACTACTACGAGGAGGAGGGGAGCATGCCCATTGACCAGGCTGGGCTCTTCCTCACGGCCATCG AGATCTCCCTGGATGTGGACGCAGACCGGGACGGCGTGGTGGAGAAGAACAACCCAAGAAAG GCATCCTGGACGTGGGGCCCTGAGGGCCAGGGGGCCATCCTGCTGGTGAACTGTGATCGAGACACGCCCTGGTTGCCCAAGGAGGATTTGAACGATGAGAAGGTCTACAGCAAGGAAG ACCTCAAGGACATGTCCCAGATGATCCTGCGGACCAAAGGCCCAGACCGCCTCCCCGTGGGATATGAGATCGTTCTCTACATTTCCATGACAGACTCGGACAAAGTGGGCGTGTTCTACGTGGAGA ACCCTTTCTTCGGCCAGCGTTACATCCACATCCTGGGCCGACGGAAGCTCTACCACGTGGTCAAGTACACGGGCGGCTCCGCAGAGCTGCTGTTCTTTGTGGAAGGCCTGCGTTTTCCCGACGAGGGCTTCCCGGGCCTGGTGTCCATCCACGTCAGCCTGCTGGAGTACATGGCCGAG GAGATTCCCCTGACACCTATCTTCACGGACACCGTGGTGTTCCGGATTGCTCCGTGGATCATGACCCCCAACATCCTGCCTCCCTTGTCGGTGTTCGTGTGCTG CATGAAGGACAATTACTTGTTCCTGAAAGAGGTGAAGAACCTGGTTGAGAAAACCAACTGTGAACTAAAGGTCTGCTTCCAGTATGTGAATCGAGGCGACCGCTGGATCCAG GATGAAGTTGAGTTTGGCTACATAGAGGCCCCCCATAAAGGCTTCCCCGTGGTACTGGACTCCCCCCGAGATGGATACCTGAAGGACTTCCCAATGAAGCAGCTTCTG GGCCCAGATTTCGGCTACGTGACCCGGGAGCCCCTCTATGAGCCTGTTACCAGCCTCGATTCCTTTGGGAACCTGGAGGTCAGTCCACCAGTGACTGTCAACGGCAAGACATACCCCCTGGGCCGGATCCTCATCGGAAGCAGCTTTCCTCT GTCCGGTGGTCGGAGGATGACCAAGGTGGTGCGGGACTTCCTACAAGCCCAACAGGTGCAGGCACCCGTGGAGCTCTACTCAGACTGGCTGACCGTGGGCCACGTTGATGAGTTCATGACCTTCGTCCCCATCCCAGGCACAAAG CAATTCCGGCTGCTCATGGCCAGTACCTCGGCCTGCTACAAGCTCTTccgagagaagcagagggagggccACGGGGAGGCCATCATGTTCAAAG GCTTGGGCGGGATGAGCAGCAAGCGAATCACCATCAACAAGATTCTGTCCAGCGAGAGTCTCGTGCAAGAGAACCAGTACTTCCAG cgctgCCTGGACTGGAACCGTGACATCCTCAAGAAGGAGCTGGGGCTGACAGAGCAGGACATCATCGACCTCCCCGCTCTGTTCAAGATGGATGAGAAACGCCAGGCCAGAGCCTACTTCCCAAATATG GTGAACATGATTGTGCTGGACAAGGACCTGGGCATCCCTAAGCCGTTCGGGCCCCAGGTGGAGGAGGTGTGCTGCCTGGAGACACACGTGCGCTCCCTGCTGGAGCCCCTGGGCCTCTGCTGCACCTTCGTGGATGACATTTCGGCCTACCACAAGTTTCTGGGCGAAGTCCACTGCGGCACCAACGTCCGCAGGAAGCCCTTCGCCTTCAAGTGGTGGCACATGGTACCCTGA